Genomic segment of Pseudothermotoga hypogea DSM 11164 = NBRC 106472:
AGCCTTTAGCAGGTTCTTTGGTGATAAAGGCTTCGTGGAGAACGATTGTAACGCCGCCGCGTACGCTGAAGCTTGGGTGCGCGGATCTAAGAATTTGGCTTATGTGACGGTGAGCACGGGCATCGGTATGGGTTTGGTTCTGGAAGGAAAGGTTTATCGTGGCTCACACTACGCCGCCGGAGAGATTGGTCACACTATCGCGGAAGAAGAAGGACCCGTTTGTAGCTGTGGTAGAAAAGGATGTCTTCAGGCCATTTCTTCTGGGAGAGGTTTAGAGAACCTGATTCAGTCACTCACGGGAGAAAGACTCAGATGTGAGGACATCTTCGAAAAAGCGAAAATGCGGTTTGAACCGTACTTCCAAGTTGTTTCCCACGGTGCGAAGGTCTTGGCGAGATTTTTGACGAACATCGTGGACACCTTGGACATAGAAGTTCTCGTGCTCGGTGGAGGGCTCATCAAGGATGAATTTTACAGAAGCGTGTTGGTAGAATACGTACAACGAAATTACTATATGACACCGGGTAAAAAGATTTCGGTGGAGTTGTCTCAGGTTCAACCGAACCCAGGAACTGTCGGAGTGCTTTTGCTCTCTCGTCAACGCTTCGGAGGGATCGTATGAACAGTGAGTACAGAAAAAAGATTCAGAGAGTTTACTCAAGGCTCACACGGAGTCAAAGAAAAGTGGCGGAGTTCATCATCGACAATCCATCCAAGATCACATTGATGAGCGCAGATCAATTGGCCAAGGCTTCCGGTGTTGGTGAGGCAACGGTCATAAGGTTTGCTCGCATTCTGGGTTACAAAGGATACTCCGATATGAAAGAAGAGTTCCAGCGTGCGTTGATCGACAATCTCACCTCTTCGAAGAAGGTCGAGGAGGGTTTGAAGAGCGTTTCTTCTGAAACTGTACTCGATGAACTTTTGAAAACTCATACAGCCGTTTTTCAGAACATGAACGTCGCGGAACTGACAAAAAGTTTGAAGAACGCAGCCAAGATCATCTTCGAGGCGAACGACGTTTATGTTTTCGGTGAAGGAGCGGCACTGGTGCCAGCGATGGAACTTTCGTTCTGGTTGAACAGGTTCGGCAAAAAGACCTGGCTCTTCGGTACGACTGGTCGTTCGTTTTTCGAACACGTGGTGAACATAAGAAAAAACGACGTTTCGATTGGATTCGCTTACCGAAAGATCAACTTCGAACTGAGGATACTGTTCTCTGAAACACGAAAAAGGGGCGGAAAGAATATATTGTTCACCGATCAGGCACTCAATCAACTGTGCGATCTGGCGGACGAGATAATCGTTACAGATCGTGGAGGCATTGGAAGCTACCGTTCGATGGCAATACCCGTCATCATGTCAGACGCGTTGCTCTTCGAGTTCGCGGCCATCAACGAAACAAGCCTTGAAAATCTCCGAAATCTCGAAAAAATTCGTAGAGAGTATGGCTATGAGTGAACTTGCCTCACGAACCCATCAATACAAAAAACACGCGACTTGGTGCGAAGCCTCGACTGCTTTGAGTTGTGGTATTTGCTCTGCACAGACCTTCATGGCGTAGGGACATCTACTGGCGAAAAGACAGCAAGCCGGTGGATCTATGGGCGAAGAGATCTCACCTTGGATGGGTTGAACGTTTCGAAGCTTTCTGAGTTTGGGATTGGGAACTGGCACAGAGGCTATCAACGCTTTCGTGTATGGATGAAGTGGGTTTGCGAACAGCTCGTTCGAGTTCGCCAGCTCGACGATCCTTCCAAGATACATCACCGCGATGCGATCCGAAATGTATTTCACGACAGCTAAATCGTGCGCAATGAAAATGTAGGTCAGATTGTACTGCCCTTTCAGTGACATCAGAAGGTTTATCACCTGCGCCTGCACCGACACATCCAGCGCCGAAACGGGTTCGTCGCAGATCAACAGCTCAGGTTTGAGGATCAACGCCCTCGCTATGCCTATGCGCTGTCTTTGACCACCTGAGAACTCGTGGGGGTATCTCGAAAGGTATTCAGGTCTCAATCCCACATTCTTCATCATCTCTACGGCCATCTCTTTCTTTTCTTTCTGACTCAACATCGAATCAGTTAAACCTTCTGTGATTATCTGAAGAACGGTCATCCTTGGGTTCAAAGAGCTGTACGGATCTTGAAAGATCATCTGAATCTTTTTTCTGAAAGGTTGAAACTCGCTCAGTTTCAAAGAGAACAAGTCGATCCACTCTTTCGAATCTTTGTAAAGGAATTTCCCCGAAGTTGGTTCGTAGACCCTCACCATCAACCTTCCGAGCGTAGTTTTGCCACAGCCCGATTCTCCCACGAGCCCGAAGGTCTCTCCCCGAAAAACATTGAAAGAAACATCATCGACGGCCTTGAGATAGGACTTCTTTCCAAAACCTTTCTTTATGGGAAACCATTTGCTGACGTTCGAGAGCTTCACGAGTTCTTCCACTGTTCATCACCATCCGCGTACAACCAGCACTTCACAGAGTGCGTTGGACTGATAGATACCCGCTCAGGTTCTTTCTCTTTACACACGTTCATTCT
This window contains:
- a CDS encoding ROK family protein — encoded protein: MDLSVDIGGTKTLVAAFDEDSLVPREVLQFPTEPHRGFEDFLRRLTETGKKLLSGEQLRIWAISTAGAVDDDGNVLWSPNLGWKNLALKQAFSRFFGDKGFVENDCNAAAYAEAWVRGSKNLAYVTVSTGIGMGLVLEGKVYRGSHYAAGEIGHTIAEEEGPVCSCGRKGCLQAISSGRGLENLIQSLTGERLRCEDIFEKAKMRFEPYFQVVSHGAKVLARFLTNIVDTLDIEVLVLGGGLIKDEFYRSVLVEYVQRNYYMTPGKKISVELSQVQPNPGTVGVLLLSRQRFGGIV
- a CDS encoding MurR/RpiR family transcriptional regulator, whose amino-acid sequence is MNSEYRKKIQRVYSRLTRSQRKVAEFIIDNPSKITLMSADQLAKASGVGEATVIRFARILGYKGYSDMKEEFQRALIDNLTSSKKVEEGLKSVSSETVLDELLKTHTAVFQNMNVAELTKSLKNAAKIIFEANDVYVFGEGAALVPAMELSFWLNRFGKKTWLFGTTGRSFFEHVVNIRKNDVSIGFAYRKINFELRILFSETRKRGGKNILFTDQALNQLCDLADEIIVTDRGGIGSYRSMAIPVIMSDALLFEFAAINETSLENLRNLEKIRREYGYE
- a CDS encoding ABC transporter ATP-binding protein; this translates as MEELVKLSNVSKWFPIKKGFGKKSYLKAVDDVSFNVFRGETFGLVGESGCGKTTLGRLMVRVYEPTSGKFLYKDSKEWIDLFSLKLSEFQPFRKKIQMIFQDPYSSLNPRMTVLQIITEGLTDSMLSQKEKKEMAVEMMKNVGLRPEYLSRYPHEFSGGQRQRIGIARALILKPELLICDEPVSALDVSVQAQVINLLMSLKGQYNLTYIFIAHDLAVVKYISDRIAVMYLGRIVELANSNELFANPLHPYTKALIASVPVPNPKLRKLRNVQPIQGEISSPIDPPACCLFASRCPYAMKVCAEQIPQLKAVEASHQVACFLY